DNA from Rhinoderma darwinii isolate aRhiDar2 chromosome 6, aRhiDar2.hap1, whole genome shotgun sequence:
caaccatcgcctccccgctattgcgttgcggggggtgcAATGAgcagttagagggggtcgcccccctctttctaacgacttaaatgctgcggtcactattgacagcgacatttaacgagttaaatgagcgggatcgcgctcgaacgcgatgccgctcgttactctgaagtgtcggctgtaacatacagccgacaccggcatcgtatggagcgggttcactctgttccatacttctcctacccgactttggcgtatggaaacatcaaatgtcgggaaggggttaagcaaggacATTTCTTTTTAGATCTCACTTTTTTACAAGCCTGAGAAAGACCCTGGTTCAGGGTCGAAATGCGTAGCTTTTATTCTTATTTTATGACACATATTGTCCCATCATGTATgtcttttaaaaattaaaaatatatatattttttcccatgTGTTATCTTGTCCTGACTGAGATTTCAGTTGACTTTACTCCACAAGTGCAGGAGCGCCTTCTACCAGGAGTGATAATTTTCTTCTTCAGAATTTGGACATCATTTACATTGACTTCCGCTGATTTCTCAGCCGCTGGTGTTCACTCAGACGGCTAGCAGACTGCTTACACACGGAGCACCGAGGCTCCATTTGTTTGATGATCGAGTTGTGCCGACTATCTATCACAACTCAAAAAGAGGAGCACTCTGTGTCTTCTTTTTCTTCCCATATCATTGCTACTGTGTGATGCTGCCACCTATTGGACACAATATTTATCTCTCCAAAGAGAGATAATTTTTGACAATGGcctgtgacaccccccccccttcctccgtCCATCgcaggaacggggctaggtgagtacaaatttgttttatttgtttgtggggctgtgtggcaccatctacaagagagggtgtgtggcactatctacaaggaaggtttgtggcactaactacatcggggtctgtgtagcactatctacaaggggaactgtttggcactatctacagggggttgtgtgtggcaatatctacagggtgctgtgtatggcactatctacaggggatgctgtagtgctatctacaaggcatcacctctgagtcactggatataaatgtgctgtaatgacATATGTTCTGCAGAGCGTCATTATATAGTGGTAATAttagtctttgtatagtggtttttatacagtaacagtatgggggtattattcagtcactatgtagttataatgtggtggtattattcagtaacagtatgggggtttcaTTCGGTCTCTATGGGGTTacggtatggcagtattattcagttacagtatgggggtattattcagtcattctgtggttatgatgtgggggtattattcagtagctgtatgggggtattatttagtcactatgtggttatggtgtgcgggtattattcagtaacagtatgggggtattattcagtcactatgtggttatggtgtggcggtattattcagtatcagtatgggggaattattcactcactatttggttatggtatggcggtattattcagtaacagtatggttgtattattcagtcactatgtggttatggtgtggcagtattattcagtaacagtatgggggcattatttagtcactatatggttatggtttggcggtattattcagtaatagtatgggggtattattcagtcactgtggttatggtgtggtggtattattcagttacattatggtggtattattcagtcactatgtggttatgatgttgcagtattattcagtaacaatatgggggtatttttcagtctctgtgattatggtgtggtggtattattcagtaacagtatggtggtattattcagtcactatgtggttatgatgttgcagtattattcagtaacagtatgagggtattattcagtcactgtgtggttatggtgtggcggcattatttggaccttatattgtgttattatttgtaatattggtattataatagtgagttgtgttccgtaacattatgcaggtaatatttaatctggtatagtggtatgatttaataactgttgcATATGCATTGGGGCTTGCAAAACTCCTGGAcacgctagaaatcagcgatgcagttctctgcacatcgccttctgaattgactgcagttttgatacaataattcagcatttagggccccacttttaactttcccagggccacactttgtctaaaacctaaTCCAAACCTAATCCTATAAATTACATTTGATAGCAATTTAACAGTAATATTTTGCTTTCAAGGTCTGTAATGTGTTGTTCCTAGCATTATGTGTTTTATATTTCAATGATATTTAGCAAGCAACATGAAAGACATGGCAGTAGAAGCTTTCCGATGGCAACTATGGGATTtccgaatgttgcagagtccagaGTTTAAATTCAAAAAAGCAAAACACATCTTTGCAGGAAGATTTGTTGAGGTacaattagttttttttgttgtatAAGCTTAGATAAATATGATGTTCCATTTTGCATGCCTGTATTAGTTATTAGTGTTCTCGTActtgtcacattgggttcgtggacccactgggccgtaccgccttggcggtatggcagctggccaacagggcgcaggttacagtctatagttcgtatagggtacctgtggcagctcagacagtagcaaggcaggctcggctggggctaggcagcaggcagacgtcaggcgtggagtagcaggacaggcgtggtatacagcacagcacgacttcagctcagcacggcacttgaccaggatagcacgggatacaggttacaggatacaggtatgagaaacactgggaactggaaaacactaggagaccatttgcatagacaaactaagggtacgacaacaacgctcaggcgtgggaggaaggggctgggcccttcttatagtccagggtgcttatgAGCTAATTAACCATAACAGTCCGGTTATGGTTAAttagggacccggccgaggtgagcggaagtaagcgctggcgtctcctgcggaggagactggggccagcgctcgcagatccatggctgcgggtgtcaggaggtgagtgagcctgacggcccgctgccatgggcatgacagtactcTTTTACTTTCAATAATATGTCTACCTTTGTCCCTAGTTTAATTATATctataataaatctatataagcAGTTGAGTAACTTTGCATATACATTGCATTATTGATCTTATACTGACACTAAGTTACAGCCTATATCATagatcagagctgcattcacaattctgcaggcttcagagctgaaatctctcagGATTCCTTACCAACTCAATATCTGCATAGGGCTGCCTTAGTGAGAAGTGTAGTCTGGGCAGATCCAGAGTtacaggatgtgactcaggaACAATGCAAGATAACAAATGAAAAAGTATTTATGTTACTAAATTTTGTATGTtgattatatctatatactagtAAAATTAGTATAACAAAAATGAACAAACATTTTAAtattaaggggttgtccattaccggacaactgatgacctatccaccggataggtcatcagtatatgatcggtgcgggtctggtcagctgctccggttgcctccgggcactggacgtccatgccgaaagcagatggctcctgtcaCAGAATAGCAGCTTAGGCGCAGTAGTATTCCATATATCCTGTTGATTTGAAAGCAAAGGTGCCTGTGCACACATGCTGAAAATTGGATACCTTGTTGCTTGGAGATCCGTCCTCCTGTAGTTCTATTCTGCACAGGGGAGCACGCGTGCTTGATAACCGCTATTCTATAGCGGGTGTATTCTCTACTTTCTGTGTAGTGAGATGGCGCATGTGCGGCTGCACCATCCTCACTGCACAGAGCGCATACCAGCTGCTGTAACAGAAGAAGCAGCTCCTTGCATCCTTGCATTTTGCAATGTAAGCGCTCCTCACTTGGAGGCACAGTAAACTTCGGCAGCGTACAGGGTTTGCAGGGAGCTTGAAGGAGCAGCAAGAGACTTGTGGAAATGTAGTTTCCCACAATCAAACAGTGGTCACGTGACCATGAGTGAAGGACCACCCACGCTTCAGTTAATCTCTGTTCTTCTCTACCTGTTTTAGTCATGCCATGCTTTAGTTTGTTCCATTAAAGAAAACCAAAACCAAAGTTAACACCAGTGTGAACAGTGCCTGGTATATGTTAAGATGCTTTTTATAAACAGGTCTCTGAAGAAACAATGGAGAAGGCAGTTGAATTCGACTTTCCTTTTACTACAAAAGTTCCAGTCATTTCAATTGCAATATTGTCAAGAGAAGAAAACAAATTTATCCCTGACAGATTGCTGTGGTCGGAATTCCTTCCAAAATATGCAGAGTACAGACCCAAGAGGTGAGCTACTATTActgttattatcatcattattattactattacattGACAGATATTTTAGATATTTCACCCAATGCCTTGGACGTGTCTGACTTCTCTTTTGGGGTTCCAACTGGCTACAAAGAAATTGCCCGCTAATTAAATTAATTTTATCACTAGTCCTTCACACTGTAAGTAGGACAAATGTGTACCATTAAGTATCGTGGGATACACATTTATATCTTTACACTTTGACTCAGTTTTCTATGCCTCACATTCTTGTTCTTTTCTTATAGATTATACCCACTGTCATCGCTAAAGATATTGATTTTGGATGCAAAACTTGGTATTATCTCTATAACATTGGTAACGGAGGAAAGGCACGTTCTCCAGCTTTACacttataaagcagaaaaagagctGCTCATGATGTTATGGCAAAGCATGCTGTCTGAGATGTCTTACCGCAATTCTGTACGTTTTTTAttgcgtcattttaaaaaaaaaaaaacaatcctttCGAATACGCATAAGGTTGAAGTGTAGTATATTAGTCTACTTGGGGCAAGCTTGTTACAAGGTTGAGAAGAGCTGATATTTATGCCTTAAATGAAAAGTAGGTATAGACCTATAGCAAAGATTGAAGAGAACTTTGCAAACCACATAAAGATTTACAAATCCTTTGCTGTGTTGCACTTGTTTAGCAGTTGGTGCCGAAAaaaaggaggagaaaaaaaatgggGGAGAGAAGAGTATACACGAGGGATGCATGATCAATAAAAACTTAATACATAAACCAGAGGCATAGCTATAGGTGGTACAGAGGCAGCAGTCAAGGGcgaagctaaaggctcatgggcaacGGTAAAATAGGGCCATCCAAGTTCTCTTCATGGTtggcggcccgcagctttcagctacaTCGCTGAATCTCCTAAGTAACCCATCGATGTACCACTAGGAGCCAGGGCTATTGCTATGGTCTTTTAGACATCAGGTGCACAAGCCCCAAGTCATATGCTGTATCCCACATAGACCTGAAGATGTGTGAGCAGCTCTAGAAAAGGACAGGTTTGCAGTAACTGAATTTAAACATTTGCTAAAGGCAAGCAACGATCTTAAAGTTGGTAAGGAATTgaataatgtaaaaataattgtaaTTATTAACCTTTATCTACATAGGGCTAGACAACTCCTTTATCATGAAATAACCAGGGCTATGACGTTAATACCCATAGAGCTCATCTTTAAATGTTTGCCTTAGCtataatcagggccggccttaggggtgtgcgacctgtgccattgcacagggcacatcactccagcgctggctctcttcccctgcttgtgtttcagaagcgcacGGGCCTGGCGACTTCTTCCCCCAAGGCCGGCGGCGCTGCTAGCAGCAGCTGTGGCtaatacagcggtagcgatgccacatttaatagtatctgcatcattaggatgcagatactattgaaaactgtagcagagcagggagatatttccctgctctgctatctactaggccagtggttcACAATCGGTGTGCCGCGGCACACTGGGGTGCCGTGAGAACCCTCCAGGCTGCTGCGAAactcctctgaaccactgccacagctgtgctttctctcctcctcacagcgcgaagtgcatgtgaggaggaggagaatttttacagccctccttgtagatggcaccccttcctgtacatagcgccactgtagctccctgaaagagcggaatcccccagtagccgggggattccgctcctggacggagcgcttgatctctctgtccatatatggacagtgacatcaggggcaactcctaaagcggaatccccgttcacTGCGTTGCTGGCGCGATAGCCGGTGATTCCCCCAAACACAGGGGTGATTCTGCtcattcagggagctacagtggcactatctacggggaggggatgctatctacaagagggctgtgttgcactacctacaaggggctgtgttgcactacctgcaaggggctgtgtggcactacctacaagggggctgtgtggcactacctacaagggggcagtatggcactacctacaagggggctgtgtggcactacctacaagggggctgtgtggcactacctgcaagggggtgtgtggcactacctgcaagggtgtgtgtggcactacctgcaagggtgtgtgtggcaatacctacgagggggctgtgtggcactacctacgagggggctgtatggcactacctacgagggggctgtgtggcactacctacgagggggctgtatggcactgcctatgagggggctttgtggtactacctacaaggggacagtatggcactacctacaagagggcagtgtggcactacctacagggggcagtgtggcagtacctacagggggcggtgtggcactacctgcaggggactgtgtggcactatctacagggggctgtttggcactagaatacctatcaagacatatatagacaataaATCTAGAATATAAATCACCAGTAGTACAAATATAGAACTAGCCAATAtatcaaaaaatatctttattacaatgtattaaaaaaaacatacatagaccatcacacaaaatatgaaataacatataataaaaatgtggtagtggtatgaagtcacaatgcatcacattacatatacatgtgATAGGGCGGTATAGTATAAAGATATTCACAGACGCTGTACAAAAACACTTCTATAAATTACCAATACATAAATATGTAATCACTGGATAAGGGGTACAGGTGAAAAGGTGAAAAATGATCAAAGATCCaaattctgtgtggcactacctacagggggcatctgtgagtggcgggttgatggtcattttagtaagagtggcgggctgatggccatttGACTGTGAgttgtgggctgatggttattttactgtgagtggtgggttgatggtcttcaagtggtttccaccactGACCTCCAgttaaaattaataggaggcacaaaatacctgcggcgctcgtttggagtgcttttttgcctgcgtctttgcaTTGGCTTTgacggcataaaaaaaatgcaaaaagaacaaaaacacgtcaaataacgctgtcaattcaaaatctgccttagaaataacgctgtgtgaacataccctaagagtgtagtgcttgcttttagccattttctgtctttctctaaagaatttttggtaggggtgccttgagtccgaaaaggttaGTAAACTCTGTACTGGGCTAGAGGCCGTACGGCCTGCAGCCTCTCgggtgcagggacaggatcccaggccagcgtgatgacatcactggatcacgccagtctatgcaaggatcccgtcgtcggcgttgtggagcagcacCGTTTGTCGTGGGAATGtgtcctaggtgagtacaatcttttttgggggggggacactgtctacaaggggaaagtgggagggctgtatggcacggtctacaagggggaggtggggggcactgtctacaagggggagatggggggctgtatgacactgtgtacaagggggaggagggggctgtatggcactgtctacaagaggtaggtgggggctgtatggcactgtctacaagagggaggtgggggtctgtatgccactgtctgtctgtgtccttaatatttaataatatattataatccctttattattattatactgtttgggagcactaaaggggcattatactgtgtgtggggcattaaaggggcattatactgtgtgggggcattatattttttttgtagggtatttttttatgatggggtggggtgccgaaagataattttgcatgagatgccatctatcctaaggccggccctggctataaTTATATTGTCCAAGGTCtacaaccattttttttctacaatttatGCTTTTTGCACAATATACTTGTTAGAACGaacattttattaacattttctttGATTTTCATTATTCACAGATAGATCTTAAGAAGATGCTGATACTAGTCATAAGAAGaaggtatattatatattttacagtCTTTCTTATACAGTTTTTACAGTAAAATAAAACAGAATATAGGTCACAAAATGTTTGTCTCAAAAAGTTAGCTGAGGTAATAGGCTTCCCTATCTTACCTATTTAAATATGTCACAGAATCGATCAACTTCATTATCAAGTTGGTGAAACAGAGTGAGTACAAGCTCAcaagaatataataaaataaagaggtttaaccccttcccgacatttgtcgtatggatatgcaATAGAAAGcctgtgcttcccgcaaaatgctgtatccatacgacaaatggatggcacgggctcagaagttgagtctgtgccatcatccccgggtgtcagctatatgttacagctaacactgtgctgtaatggcggggactgaagttagctccgatccccgccattaaccccttaaatgcagcggtcaaatgcaGACTCTATACAGCAGAgaatagctatgattaagaactgaaaggttcgaaacgcgtaggcgttctctcccgggatttttaaattttttgttttaatctaataaacataaacagttttgtattttttcacatcatatcatgtgctggacctctaacatTTTCCTtagagtgctatatagccccgcctatagacagtgtcacacccaatttgtagatagcgcccccacctctcccttttagatagtgccatacagccccctgtagatatcgccataaagcccccactgtatatagcgctatacagccccctcccttgtatatagggccacacagccccccttagtagaaagtgcagcacagccccccttagtagaaagtgccacacacagacccctgtagtttgcaccacactcagccccctatagatagagccacagccctcccccttgtaaatagtgccatacagttccccatgtgtatagtgccacacagctcccccttgtgtatagtgccacacagaccccctttgtgtatagtgccacacgccccccccccttgtgtggcactatctacagggggctgtgtggcactagaatacctatcaagacatatatacacaataaATCTAGAATATAAATCACcaaagtgccacaaggcaatggcgcatccgagaaatttttatcagccagggagatgtcactcaaacatggaaaggttggtttggaggcaggactatgtgattcttcaggatagcagcaccgccccatgaccctctaatgagtaattagcatatagtgtgcaccgttttaaaagtggactcTAAGGCTTTTGCTGCATCTCAAAAACACATACAAGGGAATAGTTTGGAAatgttgtcaggtcatgtattaccgcatggtggcggttcaagggcttaaaactacctgacagattcccattaaatatacaatgaattgagaacaattccatctgcccagcaattttgttattataaatctatcctgtataattacagatccagaaccaagctctgacatatatacagtaccacaaccaagctgagtacataaatacagtactacaaccaagattagtacataaatacagcactagaaccaagctctgacatatatacagcaccagaacaaagctcagtacatatatacagcactagaaccaagcccatacatatatatacagcatcagaaccaagctcagtacataaatacatcactagaaccaagctcagtacataaatacagcactagaaccaagctcagtacataaatacagcactagaaccaaactcattacatatatgcagcaccaaaaccaatctcatacgtatatacagcaccagaaccaagctcagtacttccatacagcatcagaaccaaaatcagtacatatatacaacactagaacaaatacagttaaatttagtgcaaccgctgccatataggtttgtacggtgtaaaactacagctcccagcatggcccgaacaatggtaaggatattctgggagatgctgtttcacaaaaaaaatcataccaccatcatctcgctgcagatcatacagtgactacagtgctgattagaggcagaataaacatttacattaagttactcaccggtgacgtctcagattctagttattttcttctcactccggtccagacttctatgatggatttctactggtcatgacccatttctgcagttttccgctcagatgtcttcagcttctctcttttaaaacatctcTATAAActaagttacaattctcaacgcctctaaatataataaagcaccatacactgcacctctaactataatagtgccatacgctgtgtccctgattataatagtaccatacacacaGACaccgtgctccctgtagatagtgcccccatagccccctgtagatagtgacccccatagagcctctgtagatagtgacctacatatggactccagagctgcaaggcaatagtggtaaccactgagccaccgtcctgccctacatatagcttcccctatagacagtgctccacgtatagcccacctctgtagatggtctaatatatagctccccctgtatatagtgccccacatccccacatagacccccctgtagatagtggcccacatatagaccacccctgtatatagtggcccaaatatagacgcccctgtatatagtcgcccacatccccacatatagaccaccctgtataaagtggcccacatatagacgacccaccctgtagatagagcccccactatgataatgccactcacagttttatgagaaaaaaaaacaactttatatactcacatgatcctgttcccacgcagtccgatggcaatgcagacctgctctcttctgagcaggtccgctggagctgaacgagcgtcgtccaatgacactg
Protein-coding regions in this window:
- the LOC142656584 gene encoding uncharacterized protein LOC142656584; this encodes MKDMAVEAFRWQLWDFRMLQSPEFKFKKAKHIFAGRFVEVSEETMEKAVEFDFPFTTKVPVISIAILSREENKFIPDRLLWSEFLPKYAEYRPKRLYPLSSLKILILDAKLGIISITLVTEERHVLQLYTYKAEKELLMMLWQSMLSEMSYRNSIDLKKMLILVIRRRTLKQRFEGLLHQDRISDERFLIRREPRKNVFRQIRAYASTLILHWDLGCVLERGLLKAQTEHIY